In Spirosoma aureum, a single genomic region encodes these proteins:
- a CDS encoding alpha-L-rhamnosidase yields the protein MKFVQSSIRSVALILSAMILSSNQSAANKSDLKPVNLRTEYKINPVVDAAKPRLSWELTSAIRGQVQTAYQIMVASSPNLLATDTPDLWNSTKLASNATNQIEYAGKLLPSRTVCYWKVRSWDKYDQAGPWSAIAGWEMGLLNKSDWKAEWIGNDLRALGKGKIYHLPPAPFFRREAQFKATVKRARLYVTSLGLYEFQINGKRVGTDYFTPGWTDYNKRVYYQTYDVTADVKIGKNALGAIVAEGWYAGYLGYALLVGNPVVKNFYGDVPLLKAQLEVEYTNGEKETIATDQTWKTNHGPVLEADLLNGETYNANLEFANWSKVGYADSNWKNSTIYPDKSGRKIEAYPGYPIQVFQELKSKTVTPKSGGKYLFDLGQNFAGNVRLKVKGNKGDTITLKYGEVLFPNGEIMTENLRKARATDTYILKGDKQGETWTPKFTYHGFQYVEVAGFRTVPGLDAITGIVLTSATPETGSFETDNKLINKLYQNIVWTQRSNYVDVPTDCPQRDERLGWTGDAQAYIQSATFNTDISAFFTKWLVDLNDAQRADKSYPIYAPAPNVRKTDTYSPGWSEAGIICPYTIYKTYGDTRVIREFWPNMVAYLRFMEAKSKGEYVYKEASFEDISPKGGFGDWLSVGKKTPPDMLATMYYAYVASMMAEMANAIDKQEESTYYHGIFNKIKQAFLAHYTEETGKFKTNSAAYGDGGGYVDGQMGFDGHTQTAYANAIYMHMLKPDQNQKAGDWLVELIKANNNKLSTGFLGVKPLLPSLSSTGHSDEAYKLLLSTEYPSWGFEVVNGANTIWERWNSYIKGKGFENNAGMNSFNHYAFGAVNEWLFGNAAGLKVGEAGYRTFTIKPEIANEGLNYVNATYRSINGKIESSWKKAGKTVTLKITVPVNTVATVFIPTTNPASVVESAKEVKSNPAIKVKEFKDGYLYVEIGSGTYQFMSQN from the coding sequence ATGAAGTTTGTTCAGTCCAGCATCCGAAGTGTAGCCTTGATCCTTTCTGCCATGATTCTATCAAGTAATCAATCAGCTGCCAATAAATCGGATTTGAAACCCGTTAACCTACGGACTGAATACAAAATAAATCCAGTCGTCGATGCGGCAAAACCGCGATTGAGTTGGGAATTAACATCGGCCATCAGAGGTCAGGTTCAAACGGCCTATCAGATTATGGTCGCGTCATCACCAAACTTACTAGCTACAGACACTCCTGATCTGTGGAACTCAACTAAACTGGCTAGCAATGCCACCAACCAAATAGAATATGCAGGCAAGCTTTTGCCATCAAGAACGGTCTGCTATTGGAAAGTCCGCAGTTGGGACAAATACGACCAAGCTGGTCCGTGGAGCGCGATCGCTGGCTGGGAAATGGGATTGCTGAATAAATCCGACTGGAAAGCGGAATGGATAGGTAATGATTTAAGGGCGTTAGGAAAAGGGAAAATCTATCATTTGCCACCAGCCCCTTTTTTCAGGCGGGAAGCACAATTTAAGGCGACAGTTAAACGGGCACGCCTATACGTTACGTCGCTTGGCTTGTACGAATTTCAGATCAATGGCAAGCGAGTTGGAACTGATTATTTCACTCCGGGCTGGACCGATTATAACAAGCGAGTCTATTACCAAACTTACGATGTTACGGCCGATGTGAAAATCGGTAAAAACGCGCTCGGGGCTATCGTTGCTGAGGGTTGGTATGCTGGCTATCTTGGCTATGCGCTGCTGGTCGGTAACCCGGTTGTGAAAAATTTCTATGGCGATGTTCCCTTGTTAAAAGCGCAACTGGAAGTCGAGTATACCAATGGCGAGAAAGAAACGATTGCTACTGATCAGACCTGGAAAACGAATCACGGGCCGGTCCTTGAAGCTGACTTGCTGAATGGCGAAACCTACAACGCCAATCTGGAATTTGCCAATTGGAGTAAAGTGGGTTATGCCGATTCGAACTGGAAGAATAGCACAATTTATCCCGATAAATCGGGGCGGAAAATCGAAGCCTATCCAGGATATCCAATTCAGGTTTTTCAGGAATTAAAATCGAAAACAGTAACGCCAAAATCAGGCGGTAAATACCTGTTTGATTTAGGACAAAATTTTGCCGGAAACGTACGGCTTAAGGTAAAAGGAAATAAAGGCGATACAATCACCTTGAAATATGGCGAAGTCTTATTCCCAAATGGGGAAATCATGACGGAGAACCTGCGCAAAGCAAGGGCAACCGATACGTATATACTCAAAGGTGATAAACAAGGCGAAACCTGGACGCCTAAATTCACCTATCATGGGTTTCAATATGTTGAGGTAGCGGGGTTCCGAACAGTACCGGGCCTAGATGCTATAACCGGCATTGTTCTGACATCCGCAACGCCCGAAACAGGGTCGTTTGAGACGGATAATAAACTGATCAATAAGCTGTATCAGAATATTGTCTGGACCCAGCGTTCCAATTATGTTGATGTGCCCACCGATTGCCCGCAGCGCGATGAACGGCTCGGCTGGACGGGTGACGCGCAGGCTTATATTCAATCGGCCACCTTCAATACCGATATATCGGCCTTTTTTACGAAGTGGCTGGTCGATTTGAATGATGCCCAACGGGCTGATAAGTCGTATCCAATTTATGCGCCTGCACCAAACGTTCGTAAAACCGATACGTATTCGCCCGGGTGGTCGGAGGCCGGGATTATTTGCCCCTATACGATTTACAAGACCTACGGTGATACCCGGGTGATCCGTGAATTCTGGCCAAATATGGTTGCCTACCTCAGGTTTATGGAAGCGAAGAGCAAAGGTGAGTACGTATATAAAGAGGCAAGTTTCGAAGATATTTCGCCCAAAGGTGGGTTTGGTGACTGGCTGTCTGTTGGCAAGAAAACGCCACCTGATATGCTGGCGACGATGTATTACGCCTATGTAGCTTCCATGATGGCTGAAATGGCCAACGCCATTGACAAGCAAGAGGAGTCAACTTATTATCATGGTATTTTTAACAAAATCAAACAGGCTTTTCTGGCACATTACACCGAAGAAACCGGAAAATTTAAAACAAATAGTGCCGCTTATGGCGATGGTGGCGGTTATGTCGATGGTCAGATGGGTTTTGACGGACACACGCAAACGGCTTATGCCAATGCGATTTACATGCATATGTTGAAGCCTGACCAAAATCAAAAAGCGGGTGATTGGCTGGTTGAGCTTATTAAGGCTAATAACAACAAACTCTCGACAGGCTTTTTGGGCGTAAAACCGTTGTTACCATCTTTATCAAGTACCGGTCATAGCGACGAAGCCTATAAATTACTGCTAAGTACCGAATATCCTTCCTGGGGGTTCGAGGTAGTGAATGGCGCAAATACCATTTGGGAGCGCTGGAATAGCTACATAAAAGGGAAAGGGTTTGAAAATAATGCAGGTATGAATTCATTCAACCACTACGCATTTGGAGCCGTCAACGAATGGCTATTTGGTAATGCGGCAGGGCTCAAAGTTGGTGAAGCAGGCTACCGAACCTTTACGATCAAACCTGAGATTGCAAATGAGGGGCTTAATTATGTAAATGCCACCTATCGCTCGATCAACGGGAAGATTGAATCATCCTGGAAAAAAGCAGGAAAAACAGTTACGTTGAAAATCACCGTTCCCGTAAATACAGTTGCTACTGTGTTTATTCCAACAACAAATCCTGCTTCCGTTGTGGAGTCTGCTAAAGAGGTGAAAAGTAATCCGGCGATTAAGGTGAAAGAGTTTAAAGACGGCTATTTATACGTAGAAATTGGATCGGGGACATATCAATTTATGTCTCAAAATTAG
- a CDS encoding alpha-L-rhamnosidase-related protein, which translates to MRNTSFFLFITLFLNLTAVAQQPDPTAPDHWDASWIGPCNTSLKRYGVFLFRKEFTLSDKPQSFIVHLSADNRYQLFVNGKSVILGPQRADPAHWRYETIDLAPFLQNGKNVLAAWVWNQGEQAAWAQLSQQTGLLIQGHSKTEAVVNTNHSWRVIENMAYTPLANVNHIVGPFDQVFAQRYPWGWEQPTFADEQWLPACETERPVPFDSAEKASRKLTPRNIPLLEERQQRFARIRRADGIKVNMAFLEGNEAINIPTWSTVTLLIDQDSLTTAYPELLVSGGRGAKITATYAEALFDTKSGQKGNRNDVTNKRIRGDYDVFLLDGEAKRLYRPLWYRTFRYVELTIENHQNPLTIHDYSSRFTAYPFVEKASFFSSDSSLASMWRVGWRTARLCANETYMDCPYYEQLQYIGDTRIQALISLYVSGDDRLMRNAIQQFADSQIPEGLTSSRYPSNVHQVIPPFSLFWITMIHDYWMHRRDDAFVKSYLNQIQEVVQFYEKYVNKQGMLDKMPYWNFVDWPNEWPWKGQEELSGIPAGALDGNSAILTLQYVLALRQAAALLTAYGEKTEAIRYAQLANKLSQDTYQLCWDSSRQQLADTPAKTEYSQHANVLAVLADAIPKVQQAALLQRIVADKTIIQCTIYYRFYLNQAFLKAGLGSQYIGMLTPWKQMLSLGLTTFAERPEPTRSDCHAWSASPVYDFLATVCGIKPAAPGFRRVRVNPQLGSLTWVSGSVSHSLGLIEVKFSQKNGVLTADIKLPATLTGELVWNNKRVKLHDGSQHLVVK; encoded by the coding sequence ATGAGAAATACCTCCTTTTTCCTTTTTATAACCCTTTTCCTAAACCTAACCGCCGTAGCGCAACAGCCTGATCCAACAGCACCCGATCATTGGGATGCGAGCTGGATTGGGCCTTGCAACACGTCCCTGAAGCGATATGGTGTTTTCCTGTTTCGTAAGGAGTTTACACTATCAGATAAGCCCCAATCATTCATTGTTCACCTATCTGCAGACAACCGTTATCAATTGTTTGTAAACGGCAAATCGGTGATATTGGGCCCCCAACGCGCCGACCCAGCGCACTGGCGATACGAGACGATTGATCTGGCTCCTTTTCTTCAGAATGGCAAAAATGTACTGGCCGCCTGGGTTTGGAATCAGGGGGAGCAAGCTGCCTGGGCGCAGTTATCACAGCAGACGGGCTTGCTAATTCAGGGGCATTCCAAGACTGAAGCTGTTGTCAACACGAACCACAGCTGGCGGGTAATTGAGAATATGGCGTATACACCACTGGCCAACGTAAACCACATTGTTGGGCCGTTTGATCAGGTCTTTGCGCAACGGTACCCCTGGGGTTGGGAGCAACCTACTTTCGCGGATGAGCAATGGCTACCCGCCTGCGAAACCGAACGGCCTGTTCCATTCGACTCGGCTGAAAAAGCCTCCCGAAAGTTAACTCCCCGAAATATTCCTCTCCTAGAAGAACGGCAACAGCGGTTCGCACGTATTCGGCGGGCAGATGGAATAAAGGTCAATATGGCTTTTCTGGAAGGGAATGAGGCAATTAACATTCCCACCTGGTCGACTGTTACGTTGCTTATCGACCAGGATTCCTTAACAACTGCTTATCCGGAATTACTGGTTAGCGGAGGACGGGGAGCTAAGATCACGGCAACCTATGCCGAAGCATTGTTCGACACGAAAAGCGGCCAGAAAGGGAACCGGAACGATGTGACGAACAAGCGGATCAGGGGCGATTATGACGTATTTCTGCTGGACGGGGAAGCAAAACGCCTATATAGACCGCTCTGGTATCGCACCTTTCGCTACGTTGAACTAACAATCGAAAATCATCAGAACCCGTTAACTATCCACGACTATTCCAGTCGATTTACAGCATATCCTTTCGTTGAAAAAGCCTCATTTTTCAGTAGCGATTCGTCTTTAGCGTCTATGTGGCGAGTGGGCTGGCGAACGGCCCGCTTGTGCGCCAATGAAACGTATATGGACTGCCCGTATTATGAGCAACTTCAATACATTGGGGATACCCGGATTCAGGCACTGATCTCGCTTTACGTGTCGGGCGATGATCGGTTGATGCGCAATGCCATCCAGCAATTTGCTGATTCCCAGATACCGGAAGGACTTACGAGCAGCCGGTATCCGTCGAATGTACACCAGGTTATTCCGCCGTTTTCTTTATTCTGGATCACAATGATTCATGATTATTGGATGCATCGCCGGGATGATGCCTTTGTTAAATCGTATCTGAATCAGATTCAGGAGGTGGTGCAGTTTTATGAGAAATACGTCAATAAACAGGGTATGTTGGACAAGATGCCGTACTGGAATTTTGTCGACTGGCCCAACGAGTGGCCCTGGAAAGGTCAGGAGGAACTAAGCGGGATTCCGGCGGGTGCGCTGGATGGCAATTCGGCTATTCTGACCCTGCAATACGTGTTGGCGCTACGTCAGGCAGCCGCTCTGTTAACGGCATACGGAGAGAAAACGGAAGCTATTCGCTACGCCCAATTAGCCAATAAATTGAGTCAGGACACCTATCAATTATGCTGGGATTCTTCCCGGCAACAACTAGCCGACACGCCCGCTAAAACTGAATATAGTCAACACGCGAATGTATTGGCAGTTTTGGCAGATGCCATTCCGAAAGTGCAGCAAGCAGCCCTACTCCAGCGAATTGTAGCGGATAAAACGATCATCCAATGCACAATCTATTACCGGTTCTATCTGAATCAGGCGTTCCTGAAAGCGGGTCTGGGGAGCCAATACATTGGTATGCTAACGCCCTGGAAGCAGATGCTTTCGCTAGGCCTGACGACCTTCGCCGAACGCCCGGAACCTACCCGTTCCGATTGCCATGCCTGGAGTGCAAGCCCGGTTTACGATTTTCTGGCAACAGTATGCGGGATAAAACCAGCAGCGCCCGGTTTCAGGCGAGTTAGGGTTAATCCGCAACTTGGGTCATTGACGTGGGTCTCAGGAAGCGTATCGCATTCGTTGGGCCTGATAGAAGTAAAGTTCAGCCAGAAGAATGGTGTGCTGACTGCCGATATCAAACTGCCCGCTACGTTGACTGGTGAGTTGGTCTGGAATAACAAAAGGGTCAAACTCCATGACGGCAGTCAGCATTTGGTTGTAAAATAG